A genomic window from Chitinophaga pollutisoli includes:
- the rny gene encoding ribonuclease Y — MESIMVIVVGVVALAIGIILGKLIFAKNTHIKIQEAEEKANRIVEEGKLTAENIKKDKLLEAKEKYLQMKSEHEKEVMQRNQKISESENRIKQKEQSLNQKNEQMQKQVTENEAIKENLARQIELVNIKRSELEKHQEEHIRRLEKVAGLTAEEARNQLVESLKEEARTQALSHIQEIIEDAKTKANKEAKKIIIQSIQRTAAEQTIENAITVFNLESDEIKGQIIGREGRNIRAIEAATGVDLIVDDTPEAIVLSSFDPLRREIARLSLQRLVQDGRIHPARIEEVVEKTKRQLEEQVMEIGERTVIELGVHGLHKELVRMVGKMRFRSSYGQNLLMHSKETANLCAVMAAELGLNPKLAKRAGLLHDIGKVPDEESELSHALLGAKLAEKYGEHPAIVNAIGAHHDEMEMSYVISPIVQACDAISGARPGARREIMQSYLQRIKDLENLAMGYDGVEKAYAIQAGRELRVIVESEKVTDNDADRLSFEIANKIQNDMQYPGQIKVTVIRERRAVNVAR; from the coding sequence ATGGAATCCATAATGGTGATAGTAGTCGGCGTTGTCGCTCTGGCTATTGGAATAATACTAGGAAAACTGATTTTCGCAAAAAACACCCACATAAAGATCCAGGAAGCAGAAGAGAAAGCCAACCGAATCGTAGAAGAAGGAAAACTGACTGCCGAGAACATCAAGAAAGACAAATTACTCGAAGCCAAGGAAAAATACCTGCAAATGAAGTCGGAGCATGAGAAAGAAGTCATGCAACGCAACCAGAAAATCTCCGAATCCGAAAACCGCATCAAACAGAAAGAGCAGAGCCTGAACCAGAAGAATGAGCAGATGCAGAAGCAGGTGACCGAAAACGAAGCTATCAAGGAAAATCTCGCCCGCCAGATCGAATTGGTTAACATTAAACGCTCAGAGCTGGAGAAACACCAGGAAGAACATATCCGCCGTCTCGAGAAAGTAGCCGGCCTCACCGCGGAAGAAGCCCGCAACCAGCTGGTGGAATCTCTGAAAGAAGAAGCCCGCACACAAGCCCTGAGCCACATCCAGGAAATCATCGAAGACGCGAAGACGAAAGCCAATAAAGAAGCCAAGAAAATCATTATCCAGTCGATCCAGCGTACCGCCGCCGAGCAAACCATCGAGAACGCCATTACCGTGTTCAACCTGGAAAGCGACGAAATCAAAGGGCAGATCATCGGTCGTGAAGGCCGTAACATCCGCGCCATTGAAGCAGCTACCGGTGTAGACCTGATTGTGGACGATACCCCCGAGGCCATCGTACTCTCCTCCTTCGACCCGCTCCGCCGCGAAATCGCCCGCCTCAGCCTCCAGCGCCTCGTGCAGGATGGCCGTATCCACCCCGCCCGCATCGAGGAAGTGGTGGAAAAAACCAAGCGCCAGCTGGAAGAACAGGTAATGGAAATCGGCGAGCGCACCGTGATCGAACTGGGTGTCCACGGCCTTCACAAAGAACTCGTTCGCATGGTAGGTAAAATGCGTTTCCGCTCTTCCTACGGCCAGAACCTCCTCATGCACTCCAAGGAAACCGCTAACCTCTGCGCCGTGATGGCAGCCGAACTGGGCCTCAACCCCAAACTCGCCAAACGCGCCGGTCTCCTCCATGATATCGGTAAAGTTCCCGATGAAGAATCCGAACTGAGCCACGCCCTCCTCGGCGCCAAACTCGCTGAGAAATACGGCGAACACCCCGCCATCGTGAACGCTATCGGCGCCCACCACGACGAAATGGAAATGTCTTACGTGATCTCCCCCATCGTGCAGGCCTGCGACGCCATCTCCGGCGCCCGCCCCGGTGCCCGCCGCGAGATCATGCAGAGCTACCTTCAACGTATCAAAGACCTCGAAAACCTTGCTATGGGTTACGACGGTGTGGAGAAAGCCTACGCCATCCAGGCAGGTCGCGAACTGCGCGTGATTGTTGAAAGCGAAAAAGTAACCGACAACGATGCAGACCGCCTCAGCTTCGAGATCGCCAACAAGATCCAGAACGATATGCAATATCCCGGTCAGATCAAAGTAACCGTGATCCGCGAACGCCGCGCCGTAAACGTCGCCCGCTAA